The genome window TAATTTACTGAATGGAATTTGAAATATAATGTTGATATTGGAGTGATGGCATGATGATAGTTAACGGGTGGTGCATTGGTGCAGATTGCCTTGTTTCGATTGGTTAAGAGCTTCTCCTCAAGCATAACCATGACATCACAGTCACCTGATCCAACACCGTTACAGTTCCAACAGGAAACCAACGAGAGAGGATGCTGGACATCTTGGAAGACTCACCGTGCTTCATAACTTTCTCAGCCTCCCTTTTCTCAGTTTAAGGCGAAAAGGTTGTTCCATTTCGTGTTTGTTTGGAGATAAAAAAGGCTTTGGATTTTTTGAAGGGTTGTTTTTTCCTCTTGAATGACTAACGTGAGAGGGGGCTGGAGCGCACATATTTTAAGCTTGTTTTTTTTGTGAATGGAGAGGGCAAAGCCTTGCGCGTGAGCATCTATCCCTTTCAAAGAACTGACCCTTTCCCACCTGTTGGGGCAGGTGATATTGGCTCTGCCCGTGGACTATGACATTGGACTTGGAGCCCATGGAAGATTTTGTTATTGACGTAGTAGGAGAGGGACTCAGGGATAACGGAGAGGAGCATCTCGTGTCCTTACCTTTGGAAGAGGCGAGAAGCGCAGAGCATGAACCCGACACTTTTTTGTCTTCCAGTGGGCAGGACGAGGATAGGGACGACTACTCACCCACGTCGAAGTGTCCTCCAGCAGCAAGTAAAAGCCCGGCGTCGGTAAAGCCTCCGTACTCCTACATCGCTTTGATAACAATGGCCATATTACAAAGCCCCAAAAAGCGACTTACCCTCAGCGAGATATGTGACTTTATCAGCCACCGATTCGTTTATTATCGTGAGAAGTTCCCTGCCTGGCAGAATTCCATCAGACACAACCTTTCGCTCAATGACTGCTTTGTGAAAATGCCCCGGGAGCCTGGTAATCCAGGGAAGGGAAACTACTGGACGTTGGACCCCAATTCTTCGGACATGTTTGAGAATGGGAGCTTTCTGCGACGAAGGAAGAGGTTCAAACGCCAGCATTTTCGTTTCGGGGTGCTCAAGGAGCAACCCCTTGAGCCCAGTGGCTTTCACAACTTTTATGGTACTTATGGACTTGGCACAGCGGGTCTTCAGCTACCCAGTTTGGAGATATATCCATTCGGCTTCCATCACCATGCGCACTCGTCATGCGCGACAGCCATCCCACCTGTTAGCAGCCTCCTACCGGCTTTGTCGAGCCTGTTTACCCGGAACTCTTTTGCTGCCAAGGCTTTTCTTCAATCACAGCAGCCTGTCACTATCGGGTCCTTCAATCCGAGCCGCTGTGCCACATTTTCTTCCGCTTTGACCTCCGGCGCTCCATACGCGTCCCCTGCGCTGTTCCACTCCGCGGCGTCTCCACATCTCGTCAGTTTACATCAAGAATATCAGAAATTACAAACTCAGCGCAGCACCTCTGACCTGGCTAATGAGCAGTGCTTGTGAATATTTGAGTTGTGTTTCAgactttaaattgttttttttgtatctCAGGTGATAGAGATTTTTGAAGCTCTTGTGGAAACACAGGTATTTGGCAAATGGTAATTGGATGGACTTTCTTGTTGATCTAGGCTTATTTGAAAAGTTCTTAAGAATGCTGTAGATTTATGCCTTGCATTGATTACATTTTTCATAGCATCTTGCGTATTTCTTTCTAAAGTATGAAATTACATTTGTCCATTGAAATGCAAATATTTAACTGACGAGTTTCCTTTTACATTCGGAAAGAAATAAAGTGAATTATTTAAAACAATATATTTAACTCAGTCATTTTTCTTATAGGCCTTTGCGTCACTGACCTGTCAATGTTGGCACAATTGAAAATCTGTAATTGATGCCTTTAACAACTGATTATTGCATAGCGTATATCTTTAATCAATGGAAATATAGCTGCACATTTTTACCTATAGTAGGACTAAATGCGCAGTGAACTTGATTGCATCTTTCAGCAGGAAAACCATTCAATTCAACATTTTGTTTAGTGTGTAGATGATGCGTGGGTTAAATTATGTTCAGAACTTTTTACAAAATTAGGGTAATTTTAGTTTGGCTGGTTAGCATTTCTCTAataataaaatattattttattcaaTTATATGATGTTTAGGCCTACATGTAAAACATGTAAGCCTATATTAAGTCAAataaaattcttaaaataattgtcaaATTTTGACGGTATAGCTTTAAAAGTGTCTGTCGAAACAGCGACTGAGGATCAAGCGATGTGCCGAATCAAACCATATAAATATCACATGAACGAGATGCATTATTGTGTTGACTCTAATCTAGGCTAAATCAGATATCCTGGAATGTTAGGACTACATGTTGAGGATTTTCTCATACTACAAttgaaacatttttattttttattttttttatggctACAATATAGGCCCTACTGCAGTTATTTATATATTATGAAAATCTCTCAATGTGGTTGTTCTGCAGCATCTCGCTGTCGTTTGCTTTTCATCCCCTAAAACAGACGGTTAAACACATTGTAAATGAATGCTCTTTCTAAATTTGAAGTCTAGAAGTAACGGTCTGTGCAGCTGCGCAGCTTTCAGATTGTCAGTTGAGTTACACCACATCCATCCATTAGTTCAACATCGTATTATAATTGCCTGATTTTGCGTCATGGGGCCACACAGCGTGCTCGTTCTCAAACCAAAAATTGAAAAAATCTGTGCAACACATTCAAAGACTTCATATTTTCATGTCAGATTATGAGGTAATTTCTAAACCCGTATTTGGTTGTCTCTCCAAAGCATTCCTTATACgattttttttatagaaatatTTGAATATGTTTGTATGGGAGATGTAGCTTGAGCCTATAGCTTACTATTCAAAGAGGGGTACCACAAACGAACCGTTGCCAGTTGAGGATTTATTCAAATATGTGTTTAAATAGACATCGACAAAACGTGATTTAACTCGGTTTTTCTAGATCCAGATTCGTGGAATATAGTTCTATTAGTCCGAAAATAAAAGCAATATTACATTCTAAGAAAATTAAATCCCTATTAAAGCCCTGAGAATTATGGATGTTTTAAAACAATATTTTAAAGTAATTAATAACAAATATCTTTATAACCTGATAGATTTCACAATCAAGTTAAATTGTGATACTGTATGCTAAATATTTGTAAACAAAAGGAACAAAACATAAAAGGAATATAAAGGTTTTCTTACCCTCTTAATATCGTTTGAAATATCTGGAGCCACATTGGAGATGATTCTGGTACTGTTTCAACCCAAAGTAACAGACATTTCTCATGGGTTATAATGAAGATTGAGTATTTGAGACAGATTATTCATGTAAATGTTGAATTATATAATTAACCATATTTGTTGTTTTCTTTTAAAGTCCTTGTTTAGATTTATTGTGTGTTTTTCTTTTACTTCTATGCCAGACCGTGCTGTGTTACACTGAAAATGACAGGAATAAAATAATGTTAGGTTTCATGGGAGGAAAGTATTTATTTAATTCTATTCTAAGTCTAGTTTACATTGGTGACTACTCTAAAGTTTTTGGAAAGGGCTGATAGATAGAAGTACAATATCCAATTCAGTCTAATGCCGTTTGGCACCCATTTAACCAGTTAAaccagttaaataaataaaaagattgTTGCCTGATGGCGAATTGTTAAATTGCTTGACTGAGAGAGAAATACACAATTATTTTCTTTGTGGGTCCCCGTTTGAATAAGGAATAAGTTTGATTCCTTAAATGTACAGACTCGCTCATACTGGGTCATACTGTTTATTTGATCATTTTTGTGGTCATATATTTTTCTGCACATGAAACACTAAACGCTTATTATTGCTATTGATAATCTTAAACAGTGTGGTGAAGTAGCCTTAATAGATCCTGCATGAGATTCGTATCATCTGACAGTAAATATTTAGTGTTCGAATGATACTTATCTGCTTGAAAGAAAACTGAAAATGGGTAAAATTACCCACTAATTGGTAATTTTAGCCCATGTATTGAACAGAGACTGTATGATAACAGTGGCAGAGCCGTAATGCAATCTTTTATTATGTGGTCAGTCATGATTCATCTCAGAACTCTGGTAAATTAGAAAATAGATCAAGTGTAAACTCTGGGACAGCCAGTGCCTTCATTGATTACACTAGCGTCATCAGGCCTCGGCACATATAGAAGCTGCAAATGCGAGCCTTTGAAACGTCTACATTTTAACCAGGCGTTATGGTTGAGAGTCACTTTCCCTGGTCAGGTATGAGACCTCAAAGTCAAGCGCTCCTCATGCGTCAGTCAATGTGTCTGTGGGAAAGCTTTTTAGATGATGCAGAAGTCAATCCTCTTTTATCAAGAacaaatagagaaagagaaacaaaCTATCAGAAAAGCAGAGGAGTGCTGttgattgacagagagagaaaggagtgacATTTATCTGCAGGGAAAGTCACTGCGcctgacaaaacaagcaagacAGAAACGTGCATGTATGTCCTCTCGTATGTGTGTTCAGCTGTCCTTTATCATACATGACTTCTCCATCCCTGTCGTAAGGGAGCAAGAAACTTGCCAATAATCAGTTGTGTTTGACTTTATTTTCTTTCCTTCAAGATGGGTGTCTAACAGGATGTGAGAGACTGTTACTACCTCCTCTTTTTCTGTCAGTGGAGACCTGTTGCATTAACCCCTGCTCAGCACCACCTCTCTCCTACATTCTCTCTCTTATAGTCTCTCTTTTGTTCTTGTTAAATGGCATGTGAAAGAATGTTCCTTGACTGCCAATTCGTTTAGAAATGAAATATGTAAAAGGGCTCAGTAATTGTAACAACAATGACACTGGGCCTTAAATTGAATACGTCACTACAGAAGACTCCAATCGCTGTCACATTATGGTTATTCATAACACTATGAACTTGATGAATGTAGGTTTATGTGACTCCCATCAGTGATGCGTGCCCTGTTACCGCTCCAGGTTTCTACTCAGTTCCACGTGGATTATCAGTTATGATTTATCGTAACTCACATCTTCCCTCTGATGTAGAGGCCATTTCCTGGGAAAAGTCTGTCGATTTAGTCAGAAGTCCATTCATGCTTAACACGGTTGCTATGCCATGCTTTCATTCTAGCATTATTAGGGCCAAGCCAAACAGGCAAGGTAAACTCATTCCTCCAACACCCACCCTCCCCTTTCTTCCTTTCCGCAGCCAGATCACGGTGCAGAGAGTGGTGCATTGTGGGATAGCCTTAGCTAATTCAGTCATTAGAGGAAAAACAATGTTTCAATGTTATTCCTACATGTTATTCCTACATTTGAAATGCATCATTTGGAATGAGTTCCCTTGAATGTTTCTATTTTCCTGAACTGTTGAGAGTGGTTTGTAAGTTACTT of Salmo trutta chromosome 1, fSalTru1.1, whole genome shotgun sequence contains these proteins:
- the LOC115201622 gene encoding forkhead box protein D2-like, which produces MTLDLEPMEDFVIDVVGEGLRDNGEEHLVSLPLEEARSAEHEPDTFLSSSGQDEDRDDYSPTSKCPPAASKSPASVKPPYSYIALITMAILQSPKKRLTLSEICDFISHRFVYYREKFPAWQNSIRHNLSLNDCFVKMPREPGNPGKGNYWTLDPNSSDMFENGSFLRRRKRFKRQHFRFGVLKEQPLEPSGFHNFYGTYGLGTAGLQLPSLEIYPFGFHHHAHSSCATAIPPVSSLLPALSSLFTRNSFAAKAFLQSQQPVTIGSFNPSRCATFSSALTSGAPYASPALFHSAASPHLVSLHQEYQKLQTQRSTSDLANEQCL